The sequence CCCCGCCCATCGGCAGGCCGGCCATGGCGTTCTTGTAGCTCATCCCGCGCGACAGGCGCAGCGCATCGCGCATGGCGCCCGCCGGATCGGCATAGTGCCAGAACCGCGTGCCGCCCGCGCCGGGGCCGAGATGTGTGGAATGCAGCGCAATGATCGCGGTGAGGCCGGAAGTGCGATCGTGCACGACCTCGACCCGTTCGTGTTCGTCCCAGTCGGGTTCGTTCCAGAATGCCGGCATAGCCTTAGCCCTCATCGCTTTGCGTGCGGCAGGAATGCTGGGAGAAATGGGGCGATCGACGGGATTTGAACCCGCGACCTCCGGTACCACAAACCGGCGCTCTAACCAACTGAGCTACGATCGCCACAAGCCAGGTCACACTTGCCAAGAAGCGGCCTGTTAGGGGTCTGCGCCGGTCGGTCAAGCCGTATCCGGTGCGGGGGCTGGCCTGTTGCACAAGTCGGACGCCAAGCAAAGGGAAAAGTGCTTCATTCCGGCCTGAACGCAATTTTATTACCCGCTTTGCGCGCGGCAGAGGCTCCCCTATCAGGACTCGCATGACGACTCCGGGAGCGACCTCCGTCGAACACCTGCTGCGCCACCCCGGCGTGCGCCGCGCACCGACCGAAAGGCTGACGCTGCTCGACTGCCGCAACTTCCTGCCGCGGGAACTGTGTGACGACCTGATCGCGCTGATCGACAAGGATCGCCGCCCGTCCACCATCGCCGATGCCAACGGCGACGATTACTTCCGCACCAGCGAGACGTGCGATCTCTCGGCGGACGAACCGGCGGTGCAGGACCTGGAAGATCGCCTCTTCGCGCTCAACGGCATCGACCGCGCGCACGGTGAACCGGTGCAAGGCCAACGTTACGACGTGGGGCAGGAATTCAAGGGCCACACCGACTATTTCGAGCCGCAGGGTGCCGACTTCGAGAAATACTGCGGCGTGGCGGGCAACCGCACGTGGACCTTCATGATCTACCTTAACGCGGTGGAAGCCGGCGGCGGTACGCGGTTCAAGGTGATCAACAAGACCGTGCAGCCCGAAACCGGCAAGCTGCTGTGCTGGGACAACCGCCGCCCTGACGGCTCGCTCAACGCCGCGACGCTGCATCACGGGATGAAGGTGCGCAAAGGCGTGAAATACGTGATCACCAAGTGGTATCGCGAAAAGCCCTGGGGATGACGATGAAACGCAAGGGAAGCTGCCATTGCGGCGCGGTAAGGTTCGAGGCCGAGTTCGCCGACGAACGCCTGGTGCCCTCGCGCTGCAATTGCTCGATCTGCGCGATGAAGGGTGCGGCCATGGTCTATTTGCCGGTCGGGGCCGTCACTGTGACCAAGGGGGAGGACGCGCTGTCCTGCTACCGCTTCAACACCATGGCCGCGAAGCACCATTTCTGCTCGAACTGCGGCATCCACGTTTTCCACCAGGCGCGCAGCGACCCGGACAAGTTCGCCATCAATTCCAGCACGCTCGAAGGCGTGCGCCCTTACGAGGATTTCCCCGAAATGCCGGTTTTCGATGGCCAGCGCCACTCCGACGATAACGACGGGGTGCGGCGCCAGGCGGGCATCCTGCGATTCGAAGCGACTCCCGGAAAGGTCTGGCCCGACGGGGTAATTTGAGGCGGATTGCGGAGAACCTCCGGCCGCGCTAGCCTTTGTGCGGGTCGCGGCATGGGAGGGGAACTATGCTTCGAATGATAAAAGCCGCGCTGGTTGCCATCATCGGCTTCCACGCACTGATCTACGCCTTGCAGAACGTCGCCAATATCGAGGCGGCACATGGGTCACTGGTCTACGTGATGTCCGGCGCGGACAACACTGCCTATCCCGACACGCTGTTCTTCACGAGCGACAATCCCGCACTGGCCTGGGTTGCGCTTGCCATCGTGCTGGCAGGCGAATTTGCCACGGCCTTCTTCGGCCTGAAAGGTGGCTGGGAACTGTTCGCCGCGCGCAAGGGCGACACCGACGATTTCCATGCGGCAAAACGAACCGCCGCCATCGCCGCCGGCTTCGCCCTGCTGACCTGGTTCGGCCTGTTCATGACCATCGGCTCCGCCTTCTTCCAGATGTGGCAGACGCAGGTGGGCGACGGATCGCTGAAGGGCGCCTTCATGTTCGCCATGGCATCGGTGGTGACGGTGCTGTTCGTCTACCACACGCCGGACAACTGAGCCGCAACGAGAAAGGGCGGCCCGATCGGGCCGCCCTCTCCTGAATTCGCGTGAGTAGCGCGGTTGCGCGCTTACTTCTTCTTGAGCGACAGGCCGCCGAAACGCTTGTTGAACTGGGCCACGCGGCCGCCGTCCTGGATGCGCTGCGGACCACCGGTCCATGCCGGGTGGCTGGTCGGGTCGATTTCGAGGTTCATCGTATCGCCCTCGCTACCCCAGGTGGAGCGCGTCTGGAATTCGGTGCCATCGGTCATCTTGACCGTGATCATGTGGTACTCGGGATGAATATCGGCCTTCATGGCGTACTGTCCTTTGCGTTCGGCCGGTTCCGACCGGCCTGCAGATGGGAATTTCGAGAAGGCGCGCCCCTAACGGCAGCCACGCCCAATTGCAAGGTCAATCAACCATCGGCGATCATGGCGGTGATGCTGACCTCGCAGGTCACCTTGCCATCAACGCTGGCCTTGCAGTCGAACTTGCACACCTTGCTGCGCTGCTGGGTGAACTTGCTCTCCAGCGTCAGCAGGCAGCCCGGCTCCACCGGAGCGCGGAACTTGGCGTTCTCGATGGCCATGAAATAGACCAGCTTGCCGGTTCCGGCGAGTTCCAGCGTCTCGATGCCGAGGATGCCGCTGGCCTGGGCCAGCGCCTCGATCTGCAACACGCCGGGCATGATCGGCCGACCGGGGAAGTGACCCTGGAAGAACTGTTCGTTCATGGTCACGCCCTTGATCGCAGTGATGCTCTCGCCCTTGGCGAGGTGCGTCACCCGGTCGACCAGCAGCAGCGGATAGCGATGCGGCAGGGCCTCGAGAATGCGGCGGACGTCGTAGTCTGGCGTTTCACTCATGGCCCTGCCCCGTCTTCAGTGTCTTAGCGACCGGTGGTTGCCGGCTGCTGCGTCTGCTGTGCGGCGGCAGCCTGCTGCTGCTGCATGGCGGCCAACATCAGCAGCTGCTGGATCTGCTGGAACAGGTTCACGGCTGCCTCGCTCGGCTGCCAGTCGGCCGGCGGCGTGATCTGCACGCTCGGCACGCGGGTGTTGAGCGCGGTGACCACGTCGGCCGTCACGTCGGCACCCTGGGCTTCGTAGACGAGCACGTCAGGCGAAATGACGAACTGGATGTTCTTGTCGCTGATCACCTGCTGGAGCGCAGCGGAATACTGCTGTGCGACCTGCTGCACCACGTAGACGCGGGCACGGTTGATCGGCTGCTGGAGCGTGGCCAGTTCCTGGTCGATCGCCTGGATCTGCTGCACGGTGGCGTTGTTGGGATCCTGCGTCGCCTGCTGCTCGGTAGCATCCAGCTGGCCGTCACCGTTGGTGTCGAAGGTCTGGATCAGCTGCTGGCGCTGCTGCTGACGCTGGTCGATGGTGGTGCGCTGTGCCTGGTACTGCGTGTTGATCTGGGTGTAGCCGGTCTGGAAAGCCTGCGAACCAATCACTGCGCTGTTGATGTCGGCAGTTGCGATACCATTGACCTGCGCGGCGGCGGGAGTGGCAAGAGCAACCCCGGCTACGGCCAGCGAGGCACTCATGGCGGTCTTGGTGAAAATCTTCATTAGAATTGCGTTCCTACATTGAAGGAGAAGGTTTTGGTTTCGTCACCACGCTCCGATATAAGATCGTAAGCTACATCGATCCTGAACGGACCGAAGGGTGAGTTCCAATTGACGCCGACACCGGCCGTCACACGCGGCGAAGGTGTATCGCCGACGAATTCCTCGACGAACGGCGGCAACTGGGTGCCGATGGGCGTATTCAGACGACCATCGGGAGCCAGCGGACTAATGGTGATCTCGCTGCTAACGGGCTGGCCGTTATCGCCCAGATTGGTCTGCGCGTAGAGTGCGTTACCCTCGCCATCGCGCTGGGCGATGAACAGGCCATCGGGCAGCGGGCTTTGCGTGAGCTGCGGAGTATCGATGCCGAAGACGGAGCCGACATCGACGAACAGCGAAGGACGCAGGCCCAGTTCACGGGCGCCCGAACCCAGCGGAATTTCCAGTTCGGCGCGCGCCAGGTAGTAGGCCGTGCCGCCCAGTGCGTCATCCTGGTTGCGTTCGTCGCCAAGCGGGATCAGCACCTGGTTACCGTCTTCGTCGATCTCGTAGAAGCTGCGCACAACGCGCGGACCCACGCCGCGGATGTCGAAGCCGCGGATCTGCCCTTCACCAAGGAAGAAGCGGTCCGTCAGCAGCACTTCGCCATCGAGGCCGTAGATGTAGCCGCCCTCAAGGCGGAGCGAACCGATGAAGCCGGATCCCAGCGGGAAGTAGCGGGCAGCCTCGCCGCGCACGCGGACGTACTTGGTATCGCCACCCAGGCCGGCGAACTGCACCGTCGCCACGGCGCGCGAACCGCGCGTCGGGCGGATGCGGCTGTCGAGCGTGCTGTAGGTCAGCGACAGGCCGAGGATCGACTGCAGGCGGTTGCCCAGCGCATCGCACAGGTAGCGACCAGCGATCAGCGGCTCGCACTGCGCAACCCCGTCGCCGTCGAAGTCAGCGAAGAACTGGGCCTCGTCGACCGTCACTTCCTGGTAGTTCAGCGTATAGCTGCCGAGCACGCTCATGTACTCGGTCAAGGGCACGCCGACGCGCAGCGAGATACCGGTGGTCGACTGCTCATAGGTCGCGCTGTCGCGGTCGTAGTAACCGTTGTTGTAGTCCTGCCGGTAGATGTCGAAGCCCAGCGCGATGTCGCGGTCGAACACCTTGGGTTCGGTAAAGCTGACATTCGCCGACTGCGAATAGCGCGAGTAGTTGACACCCAGGCCGATGGTCTGGCCACGGCCGCGGAAGTTGTTCTGCCGCACCGAGCCGTTGAAGATGAAGCTTTCGAGCGAGGAGAAACCTGCCGAGAGCGAAAGCTCGCCGGTCGGCTCTTCCTGCACGTTGGCCTGCAGGATGATGCGATCGGGGCTGCTGCCCTCGACCTGCTCGACCTCGAAGTTTTCCTGGAAATAGCCCAGCGAGTTGATGCGCGCGGTCGAACGGGCGACCTGCAGGCTGCTGAAAGCGTCGCCTTCCGCGATACGGAACTCGCGGCGGATCACCTTGTCCTGCGTCAGCGTGTTGCCGTTGATCTCGATCGCCTCGACGTAGACGCGCGGCGCGTCGGCCACGGTGAAGGTCACGTCCATCGTGCGGTCTTCGGCGTTGCGCGAGATGCGCGGACGCACGTCGGCGAAGGCATAGCCGAAGGCGCCGGCGGTCTCGGTCAGGCCCTCGACCGTGTCATCGACCTGTTCGGCGTTGTACCAGTCACCGGTTTCCATCGCGAGACCGGCGGAAAGCTGCTCGGAGCTGAAGTCACGCAGCTGGCTGACGACTTCGACATCGCCGAAGGTGTAACGCTCGCCCTCTTCCACCACGTAGGTGATGATGAAGTCGCGCTTGTCGGGCGTCAGCTCGGCCACGGCGGAGACGACGCGGAAGTCGGCATAGCCTTCGGTCAGGTAGAACTGGCGCAGCTTCTGCTGGTCGAATGCCAGGCGATCGGGATCGTAGCTGGTGTTCGAGCTGAAAATGGCGAACAGGCTGGCTTCGCGCGTCACCATCTGGTCGCGCAGCTCGCCGTCCGAGAACACCTCGTTGCCGATGATGTTGATCTGGCGGACCTTCGACTTCGGGCCTTCCGAAATCTCGAAAATCACGTCGACGCGGTTCTGGTCGAGCATGACCATCTGCGGTTCCACGGTCGCGGCGAAGCGGCCCTGGCGCTTGTACAGCTCGATGATGCGGGCGACGTCGGCACGCACGCGGCTGCGGGTGAAGATCTGGCGCGGCGCGAGGTTGATTTCCGGGATGATCTCGTCGGAATCGAGCCGGCGGTTACCTTCCAGGATGATGCGGTTGATGATCGGGTTTTCCTCGACCGTGATCACCACCGCGCCAGTCGCCTCGTTGAAGGCGATTTCGAAGTCGGCGAACAATTCGGTATTCGCCAGGTCGAGCAGCGCCTGGTCGGCGCCCTCGGCGCTGTAGGCCATGCCGGGGCGCAGCTGGATGTAGGAGACGATCGTCTCCGGCTCCAGGCGCTGGGCACCGGCAACCGCGATCGTGCGGATGATGTTTTCCTGCTCCTGCGCGGCCGGGGCCGGCGTCGCATCCTGCGGAGCAGCTTCCTCCGCCGGTGGCAGGGTCAACTGGTCGCCGTCCTGCGCCAATGCAGCGGCAGGCAGTCCTGCAAGCATGGTGCAGCCCAACAGGGCTGCTGTGTAATGCTGGGAGATGATCGTGCTGGCCTTGGAACCCATTATCCGTCCACTCTTGTCGACACCCACGCCAAGAAGAAACCAGTCAATTGATATCCCGCCCCCCAGCGGGTGATCAAATCCGGTTTCCAGCGCGAACAGCGCCCTTGCCCGATGCCAGACTGGCAATCAAGCGAAGTTGCCGCAAATCGTGCCGAAATCCTGTCCTTTCCCCACTTAACCCACTTGGGCCTAGCTGCCGAATATCGGCAACTTGGCAATATCGATGACTGTCACGAACAGCATCAGCGCAAGCACGATGGCTATACCGGTGCGGAACGCAAGTTCCTGACTGCGAGGACTGGCTGGTTTGCGGCGGATTGCTTCCACTGCGTAAAAAGCCAGGTGCCCACCGTCGAGAGCGGGGATTGGCAGCAGGTTGATGAATGCCAAATTAAGTGAGATCAGCGCGGCGAAATTGATGAAGTCGATCCAGCCTAGGCTCAACTGTTCGCCCGAAAACTTGGCAATCGTGATCGGGCCGCCCAGTTCCTTCACCGAACGTTGGCCGGTGATGATCTGGGCAATCCCGGTCACCATCATGTCGGCAATATCCACACAGGCCTGCACCGATGCGCCCATCGCCTCGATGGGGCCGACCGACACCCGTTCGCCGGGGACGGAATAGACGCCGATCATGCCGAGGGTCGATTGATTGCCGAAGCGGTCGACCATGTCGACGGCGGCAATGGTCACCGGCACGGTCATGCGCTCGCCCTCGCGGTCGATCCGGATGCGGATCGTCTGGCCCGGATAGGCGATGACGTGATTGCGGACCTCGTTGAAGTCCTCGATCGGGTCGCCGTCGATGGAGACGATGCGGTCGCCTTCCTCAAGCCCCGCAACCATTGCCGGGGAATCCTCGGCAAAGGTCTGGATCACCGGCGGCGTCACCGGCTTGCCGAAGGCCATGATGAAGGCGAAGAAAATCGCCAGCGCGATGAGCAAGTTGGCTACCGGACCTGCCGCGACGATCAGCGAGCGCTGCCACAGCGTCTTGCTCTGGAAGGTATCGGGAGCCGGGGGACTATCCGGATCCGGCACGCTGGCAGGGTTCATGTCGCCCTTGAACTGCACATAGCCGCCGAAGGGCAGCGCCGAGAGCTTCCAGCGGGTACCGCGCTTGTCGTTGAAGCCGACCAGCTCCCTGCCGAAACCGACAGAGAAGGCCTCCGCCCCCACGCCGAACCAGCGGCCGACGAGGTAGTGGCCCAGCTCATGCAGGACGACGAGCGGCCCCAGCATCAGCAGGAAGCCGACGATGTAGATCCAGAATGGCAGTGCTTCGAAATTCAACTCAGGCGAGCTCCAGCATTTCTCCCGCGCGCGCCCTTGCCTCGGCATCGACAGCCAGCACGGCGTCGAGCGTTTCGGGCGCAGGCGGCGCGTAATTGTCGAGGGTTCTAGCCACTATTGCCGAAATATGCGTGAATTTTACCTGACCGGCGAGGAATGCCGCCACGGCAACCTCGTTCGCGGCGTTGAGCACGGCGGGTGCCGCGCCCCCGGCATGGGCTGCCTCGCGCGCCAGCCTGGTGGCCGGAAAGCGCTCCTCGTCCGGCGCGAAAAAGGTGAGTTCCCCGATGGTTGCAAGGTCCAGCGGCTTGCAGCTGGTATCCATCCGCGCGGGATACGCGAGCGTGGAGGCGATGGGCACGCGCATGTCCGAAGGGCCAAGCTGCGCCAGTGTGGAGCCGTCGCGATATTCGACCATCGAATGAATCACGCTTTGCGGATGGACGATGATCCGCAGCCGATCCAGCCCAACCGGGAACAGGTGGAAGGCCTCGATGAACTCGAGTCCCTTGTTGAACATGGTGGCGGAATCGACGCTGATCTTGGCGCCCATGTCCCAGTTGGGATGCGCGATGGCCTGCGCGGGCGTGGTCGCCTCCAGCTCGGCGAGCGTCTTGGTGCGCAGCGGGCCGCCACTGGCCGTCAGCGTGATCCAGCGCACGTCATCCAGGTTGTTGCCCTCCAGGCACTGGAAGATGGCATTGTGCTCGGAATCGACCGGCAGCAGCGTCGTGCCGTGTTTTTCGACCAGCTGCATCATCACGTGACCGGCAGAGACGAGAGATTCCTTATTGGCCAGCGCGACGGTATTGCCCTGCTCGATGGCGGCCATGGTGGGCGCAAGGCCCGCACAGCCGACGATGGCGGCAACGGTGATGTCCACCGGACGCGCCGCGACATCGCACAGCGCCTGCGCCCCGCCTGCAGCCTCGATGGACGTGCCGGAGAGGTGTTCGCGCAGTTCGGGCAGGCAGCTTTCGTCACCCACGACCGCGATCTGTGCACCGAATTCGATTGCCAGCCTGGCCAGCTTCTCCGCCGAGCAATTGGCGCTCAGCGCGACCACATTCCAGTTCGCACGATCCGAGCGGATCAGGTCGAGCGTGGAATCGCCGATGGAGCCGGTGGCCCCGAAGATGGAAATGGTGCGGGTCATTGCGATCCGGTCTGTATCATTGTGAAGATGCCCAGCACCACACAAACCGCCAGCAGCCCGTCGGTGCGATCGAACAGGCCGCCGTGCCCGGGGATGAGCTTGCCCGAATCCTTCACGCCAGCGCGGCGCTTCATCCAGCTTTCGAAGAAGTCCCCCGTCTGCGCGATGACCGCCGTTGCTGCGCCAATGACCACGCCGGCGCCGATAGTCATGCCCGCGCCGAAGAGCGCCCCCCAGGCTGACCAGTAGAGTGCCGCGAAAGCGACAATAGAGGCTGCGGCCATTCCCCCGAACAGCCCCGCCCAGGTCTTTGACGGGCTGATCGACGGTGCGATCTTGGGACCGCCGATAGTCCGGCCTGCGAAGTAGGCCCCAACGTCCACCGCAATCACCAGCGTGACAACGATCAGGACAAGCGACAGCCCGCTATCCGCATTTGCCGGTGCCTGCTCGTGCCGCAGGGTGGCCAGCGTAAGTGACCCGAAGCCGACATAGGCGAGGCCGGCAAGCAGCCAGACCGCCCTGCCCGTCAGGCTTTCGGCCATGCGCACGGCAAGCGAAGACCACTCGAACAGGACGACAAGCGCCACAGCCGCCACCAGCGCATTCCACCACCATCCGCCAAGGTAGATGGCCGTGCCTGCTACAACCAGCATTGCAATGGCGGAAATCGCACGCACGCCAAGGTCCGACCTTTTCACCGGGGTTGCTTGCGCTTCAACGTCCACCAAAACGACGCTCCCGCTTCGCAAAGGTCTCGCAGGCATCGCGCAGGTGATCCTCGCCGAAATCGGGCCAGAGCACGTCAAGGAACAGCATTTCGGCATAGGCCGCCTGCCACAACAGGAAGTTGGACAGGCGCACTTCGCCGCTGGTGCGGATCAGCAGGTCGAGCGGCGGCAGGTCGGCGGTGTAGAGGTGCTTCTCGATCCCTTCAGGGTCGATTGTGCCCTCCTCCGCCGCCAGCCGCGCGGCGCGGGCGATTTCCTGCTGCGCGCCGTAATTCAGCGCCACCGCCAGCGTGCGCGTGCCGCCGCTGGTGCGCTCCAGCGCGTCTTCCAGCTTCTCGACAATGTCGGGCGCGAAGGCCTTGTAATCACCGATGATCTTCAGGCGCACCTTGCGCTCGATCATGTCAGCCAGGTTGGCCTCGATGAACCTGCGCATCAGGTTCATCAAGTCGGAAATCTCTTCCTCTTCGCGCTTCCAGTTCTCGCTGCTGAAGGCGTAGAGCGTCAGGCATTCCAGCCCCAGCTTTTCCGCCGCCTGCACCGTGCGCTTCACGGCGTCGCCGCCCGCCTTGTGCCCCATGGCCCTCGGCAGCGCGCGCTTCTTCGCCCAGCGACCATTGCCATCCATGATGATGGCGACGTGGCGGGGGAACGACGGATCGGACATGGGGTGGGAAGCCCTGCTGCGCTTACTGCGTCAGGATTTCCTGCACCTTCTTCTCGACGGCGGCATCGACATCGCCAACATACTTGTCGGTCAGCTTCTGCACCTCGTCCGCGAGCCGCTTCTGGTCGTCTTCCGAGATTTCCTTCTTCTTCTCGTCTTCCTTCAGCGCCTCGTTGCCGTCACGACGGACGTTGCGGATGGCGATCTTGGCCTTTTCGCCATAGTCGCCGGCCAGTTTGGCCAGTTCCTTGCGGCGTTCCTCGTTGAGGTCGGGCAGCGGCAGGCGGATGGTCTGGCCATCGCTCATCGGGTTGAGGCCGAGGTTGGCCTTGGTAATGCCCTTTTCCACCGCGTTGACATTGGCCTTGTCCCACACCTGCACGCTCAGCATGCGCGGTTCCGGGGCGGAGATGGTGGCCACCTGGGTGATCGGCATCATCGAACCGTAGACCTCGACCACCACCGGATCGAGCAGCGCGGTGTTGGCGCGCCCGGTGCGCAGGCCGGAAAGATCGCCCTTCAGGCTTTCCACCGCGCCCTGCATACGGCGTTCGATATCGGCCTTGTCATACTTCGGCATCGTCTCAGTCCTTCTGTACTATCGTCTGTACGCCATCACCCGCCAGCACCCGCGCGACATTGCCCCGCTCGCGGATCGAGAAGACCACGATCGGGATGGCGTTGTCGCGGCACAAGGCGACGGCGGAAGCGTCCATCACTTTCAAGTTGTCTGCCAGCACCTTGTCGTAGGTGACTGTATCGAAACGCTTTGCATCGGGATTACGCTTCGGATCGGAATCATAGACACCGTCGACGCTGGTGCCCTTCAGCAAGGCATCGCAGCGCAGTTCGGCAGCACGCAGCGCGGCGCCGGAATCGGTGGTGAAATAGGGTGCGCCCACGCCGGCGGCGAAGATGACGATGCGGCCCTTGGCAAGGTGGCGTTCCGCCCGGCGACGGATCACCGGCTCGCACACCTGGTCCATCTGGATGGCACTCTGCACGCGGGTATCGACGCCGAGCTGCTCCAGCGCGCTCTGCATCGCCAGCGCGTTCATCACCGTTGCCAACATGCCCATGTAGTCGGCCTGGGCGCGGTCCATCCCCTGCGCCGCGCCGGCCATGCCGCGGAAGATATTGCCGCCGCCGATGACGAGGCAGATCTCCAGCCCGGTCTCCTTCGCGGCCTTCACTTCCTCGGCCAGGCGCATGACGTAGGCCGGGTCGATCCCGAAGTCCTGCTCGCCCATCAACACCTCGCCCGAGAGCTTCAGCAGGATACGCTTGGTGTCGGGCAGCAGCATGGGTGGTTGGTTCCTCGCGAAATCAGGTTGGCGGGTCTGTTAAAGGTAGCGGGGCAATGTGCCAAGTGTTCCAAGGGCGTTTTGCCGATGGCAGACACAAAAAGGGCCGCCGAACCCGTGAGTCCGGCGGCCCCTTGTGTCTTTGGCAAGAGAGCGATCAGCCGCCGACGGCAGCCGCGACTTCCGCCGCGAAATCGCTTTCTTCCTTCTCGATGCCTTCACCCAGCTGGAAGCGGACATAGTCCTTCAGCGTGATGGTGGTGCCGGCTTCCTTGCCGGCAGCGGCCACGACGTCGGCGATGGGCGTCTTGTTGTCCATCACGAAGACCTGGCTCAGCAGGGCGTTTTCCTTGGCGAACTTCTTGATCGCACCTTCGACCATCTTTTCCTGGACGTTTTCCGGCTTGCCGCTCTCGGCAGCCTTCTCGGCAGCGATCTTGCGCTCGCGCTCGATCACGTCGGCGTCGAGTTCCTCGGCAGTCAGGGCCTGCGGAAAAGCGGCGGCGATGTGCATGGCCAGCTGCTTGCCCAGCGGCTCCAGCACGTCGGCCGAAGCGTCGGACTCGAGCGCGACCAGCACGCCGATCTTGCCGAGGTTCGGCGCAGCGGCGTTGTGCATGTAGGGCACGATAACGCCGTTGGAGACCGCAACGGTCTTCATGCGACGGATCTGCTGGTTCTCGCCGATGGTGGCGACGTTGTCGGTCAGCTTGTCGGCCACGGTGCCGCCGTCCGGATAGGCAGCGCCCTTCAGGGCTTCGACGTCATCACTGTCTACGCCCAGCGCGACTTCGGTGGTCTTGCGGACGAAATCCTGGAACTTGTCGTTCTTGGCGACGAAGTCGGTTTCCGAGTTGACCTCGACGGCTACGCCCTTGGTGCCTGCGACGGCAACGCCGACGAGACCTTCGGCCGCGGTGCGGCTCGACTTCTTCTGGGCGGTGGCGAGGCCCTTGGCGCGCAGTGCGTCAACGGCAGCCTCGATGTCGCCATTGGCCTCTTCGAGAGCCTTTTTGGCATCCATCATGCCCGCGCCGGTCTTTTCGCGCAGGGCCTTCACGTCGGCGACGGAAAATGCAGCCATGTTCTTGTTCCTTCAATTGGTGCGTTGCCGGTTCATCAGCAGCTGATGAACCGGCGCATTGTCTTGGCTTTGTGACACGCGGCTTAAGCCCAAGGGCCGGTAGGCCGCGCAGTCAGGAAGATCAGGCTTCCGCCTTGGTCTCTTCGGCCGGGGCTTCCTCGGCGGCAGCTTCTGCCGGAGGAGCGTCCATGGCGCCGATGTCGGCACCCGAATCCACCACGCCTTCGTCGCGGCCGGTGCTGGCTGCCTTGGCGACAGCTTCGCAATACAGGCGCACGGCGCGGCTGGCGTCGTCGTTGCCGGGGACCGGGAAGGCGATGCCCGTCGGATCGACGTTGGTATCAAGAACCGCAATCACGGGGATACCGAGCACGCCGGCTTCCTTGATCGCAAGGTCCTCCTTGTTGGCGTCGATCACGAACATCACGTCGGGGATGCCGCCCATGTCGCGGATACCGCCGAGCGACAGTTCCAGCTTGTCCTTCTTGCGGGTCAGCTGGAGGATTTCCTTCTTGGTCAGGCCACGGGTGTCACCCGACAGCTTTTCCTCGAGCGACTTCAGTTCCTTGATCGACTGCGAGATCGTCTTCCAGTTGGTGAGCATGCCGCCCAGCCAGCGGTGGTTGACGAAGTGCTGGCCGCACGAACGGGCTGCCTGCGCGATCGGCTCCTGCGCCTGGCGCTTGGTGCCGACGAACAGCACCTTGCCGCCGGCACGGACGGTCGAGGAAACGAAGTCCAGAGCGCGCGCGAACAGCGGCACGGTCTGCGACAGGTCGATGATGTGAACACCGTTGCGGCTGCCGAAGATGTACGGCTTCATCCGCGGGTTCCAGCGGTGGGTCTGGTGGCCGAAGTGTGCGCCGGCCTCGATCAATTCCTGCATCGTGACGGTAGGAGCCGCCATAAGTAAATTCCTTTCCGGTTAAGCCTCTGGAAGACGGGGAACCGGCCTCTTGCTTCACGCAGGAGGCGGCACCGGTATGTCAGTGCCTTCCATGTGGATTTGCCGAGATGAGCGGGCACGGGAATCGCACCAGTCCTTCCGGCGGAGGCGCCCCTAGCCGAGG is a genomic window of Aurantiacibacter sp. MUD11 containing:
- the rpsB gene encoding 30S ribosomal protein S2; amino-acid sequence: MAAPTVTMQELIEAGAHFGHQTHRWNPRMKPYIFGSRNGVHIIDLSQTVPLFARALDFVSSTVRAGGKVLFVGTKRQAQEPIAQAARSCGQHFVNHRWLGGMLTNWKTISQSIKELKSLEEKLSGDTRGLTKKEILQLTRKKDKLELSLGGIRDMGGIPDVMFVIDANKEDLAIKEAGVLGIPVIAVLDTNVDPTGIAFPVPGNDDASRAVRLYCEAVAKAASTGRDEGVVDSGADIGAMDAPPAEAAAEEAPAEETKAEA